The following are encoded in a window of Lactobacillus panisapium genomic DNA:
- a CDS encoding LysR family transcriptional regulator, whose amino-acid sequence MEINKLRVFVSVIETQNFTRTAQNLHLSQPSVSYIIKAIEDEIGQQLFIRNKRRVVPTKNGLIFYNQIKPLINKYYLALQSIQINETQEANIINIGCAVTPYHIKTIPDWIKKFSLKYPKVKFNVTILDHNKLKQYLENEDIDIFLTSEGDAKDLKGTTFYPLMTDHFFALVPQNNPLASKRQLTLTDFDRQSLIFIDNNIAGVELIRLQNKVKNTCQTLNITYTNDIASALILVNALQGITFGLNFIYIGLNEALTQVPLQTSPEVTYGAVINSHNERKIVKEFIKFIQNEV is encoded by the coding sequence ATGGAAATTAATAAACTTAGGGTTTTTGTAAGTGTGATTGAAACGCAAAATTTCACGCGGACAGCGCAAAATTTACATCTTAGCCAGCCGAGTGTTAGTTATATTATTAAAGCCATTGAGGATGAAATTGGCCAGCAATTATTTATTCGTAATAAAAGACGCGTTGTACCAACAAAAAATGGCTTGATTTTTTATAATCAAATCAAGCCACTAATTAATAAATATTACTTAGCTTTGCAAAGCATTCAGATTAATGAAACTCAAGAAGCTAATATCATCAATATCGGTTGTGCAGTTACACCTTATCATATCAAGACTATTCCGGACTGGATAAAGAAATTTAGTTTGAAATATCCAAAAGTAAAGTTCAATGTCACCATCTTGGATCATAACAAGCTAAAGCAATACTTAGAAAATGAAGATATTGATATCTTTTTAACCAGTGAGGGTGATGCCAAAGATCTAAAAGGGACTACTTTTTATCCGCTGATGACCGATCACTTTTTTGCGCTTGTTCCACAAAATAATCCTCTCGCAAGTAAACGTCAATTGACGTTAACCGATTTTGACCGTCAAAGCTTGATTTTCATTGATAATAACATCGCCGGAGTCGAATTAATTAGGCTACAAAATAAGGTTAAAAATACTTGTCAAACGCTTAATATTACCTATACTAACGATATTGCCAGTGCCTTAATTCTAGTCAATGCCTTACAAGGTATCACATTTGGACTCAATTTTATTTATATCGGGTTAAATGAAGCACTCACCCAGGTGCCGTTACAGACTAGCCCAGAGGTAACTTATGGAGCTGTGATCAACAGCCATAATGAACGTAAAATCGTCAAGGAATTTATTAAGTTTATTCAAAATGAAGTCTAG
- a CDS encoding PAS domain-containing protein, translating to MVEHTEESTSSWVTETSKKVNAAKGSDYVELDQGLMTVDQIDAVFNCLPLELITIDKDDRYVYCNNEIPKKMLLSPRWPEKLGQTLAQVHQSSSLPHVQAIMDYAKTGKTYELVKPSENEYMVASFKDMKDKNDQYAGVTEWIVDLLPIINWYLDQTGQKLVPDETKKTVDASSGASKKA from the coding sequence TCTAAAAAAGTTAATGCTGCTAAAGGTTCAGATTACGTTGAACTAGATCAAGGCTTAATGACGGTTGACCAAATTGATGCGGTTTTTAACTGCTTGCCACTTGAACTGATTACAATCGATAAAGATGATCGCTACGTTTACTGCAATAATGAAATTCCAAAGAAGATGCTTTTATCACCCCGCTGGCCAGAAAAATTAGGACAAACTTTGGCTCAAGTTCATCAAAGTTCTTCTCTGCCCCATGTTCAAGCAATCATGGATTATGCCAAAACGGGCAAGACCTATGAGCTAGTTAAGCCGAGTGAAAATGAATACATGGTTGCTTCATTCAAGGATATGAAGGATAAAAATGACCAATACGCTGGCGTAACAGAATGGATTGTTGATTTATTACCGATTATTAACTGGTACCTAGATCAAACTGGCCAAAAATTGGTGCCCGATGAAACTAAGAAGACGGTAGATGCTAGTTCAGGTGCCTCTAAAAAGGCATAG